In Candidatus Methanosphaera massiliense, the following are encoded in one genomic region:
- a CDS encoding helix-turn-helix domain-containing protein → MTNIQTEIASRVKDMREVCEISIQDMAKQLDVDVDTYEKYESGEIDIPASILYEAADIFNVDTSLLLTGEDTIMSVFTVTRKDKGVKVDRREAYDYENLASNFSHKAIEPFIVTVQPRDDGYIPEPNYHKGYEFVYVLEGNLRVYIKDNIIDLNPGDSMYFDSLHKHSMVAIGDKPVKFLDVLNNKDE, encoded by the coding sequence ATGACTAATATTCAAACTGAAATTGCTAGTCGTGTAAAAGACATGCGAGAAGTATGTGAGATAAGTATACAAGACATGGCAAAACAATTAGACGTAGATGTAGATACATATGAAAAATATGAATCAGGAGAAATAGATATTCCTGCAAGTATATTGTATGAAGCAGCAGATATTTTTAACGTAGATACAAGTTTACTATTAACTGGTGAAGATACAATAATGAGCGTATTCACAGTAACACGTAAAGATAAAGGAGTAAAAGTAGATCGTAGAGAAGCATACGATTATGAAAATTTAGCATCAAACTTCTCCCATAAAGCAATAGAACCATTTATAGTAACAGTTCAACCACGAGATGATGGATATATACCTGAACCAAACTACCATAAAGGATACGAATTTGTTTATGTACTAGAAGGAAATCTAAGAGTATATATTAAAGATAATATAATTGATTTAAATCCAGGTGACTCAATGTACTTTGACTCACTACATAAACATTCAATGGTAGCTATAGGTGATAAACCAGTTAAATT